Genomic window (Bacteroidota bacterium):
TCTTGCCCTCGGTCACCGCCACCTTGTCGACGGGAATGCCCGTCATCATGGCGACGACCTGCGCGATGTCCACGTCGGTGACGTCGTAGACCTGCGTGTCGGCTTGGCGCTCCCATTCCTCCTTGGCGTTCTCCAGTTCCTCCTGGAGCTTCTTCTCGGAGTCGCGGAGGCGAGCGGCCTCTTCAAACTGCTGCTGCTTGACGACCTGGTTCTTCTCCTCCTTGACCTTCTCGATCTGGTCTTCGAGTTCGACGATCTCCGGTGGCACCTTGATGTTGGCAAGGTGCACGCGCGCGCCGGCCTCGTCCATCACGTCGATGGCCTTGTCGGGGAGGTGACGGTCGGTGATGTAGCGGTCGGCGAGGCGCACGGCGAGTTCCAGGCCCTCGTCCGAGTAGCGAACGTTGTGGTGATCCTCGTAGCGCGGCCGGATCTGCGTCAGGATCTCGACGGCTTCCTCCGGCGTCGCCGGGTCTACGACAATCTTCTGGAAGCGTCGGTCGAGCGCGCCGTCCTTCTCGATGTACTGGCGGTACTCGTCCAGCGTGGTCGCGCCGATGCACTGGATCTCACCACGGGCGAGCGCCGGCTTGAACATGTTCGACGCGTCGAGCGATCCGGAGGCACCGCCGGCACCCACGAGCGTGTGTAGCTCGTCGATGAACAGGATCACGTCGGGTGACTTCTCCAGTTCGTTCATGACCGCTTTCATGCGCTCCTCGAACTGGCCACGGTACTTCGTGCCCGCCACGAGTGCCGCGAGGTCGAGCGTGACAATGCGCTTGTCGTAGAGGACGCGGCTCACCTTGCGCTGTGTGATGCGCATGGCAAGGCCCTCGGCGATGGCCGTCTTGCCGACGCCCGGCTCGCCGATGAGCACGGGGTTGTTCTTCTTGCGGCGGGACAGGACTTGGGCGACGCGCTCGATTTCCTGCTCGCGGCCCACGACGGGATCGAGCTTGTCCTCTTCGGCGAGACTCGTCAGGTCACGACCGAAGTTGTCGAGCACGGGGGTCTTGCTTTTTTCTTGAGGCATGTTCTGACGTTCGCGTCGGGTGCGAGGAGTGCGGCCGCCGCCCTGAGCAGGGCCGCTGCGGGGATTGGCGTTGCCGGACACGATGGCATCGAGTTCGGCGCGTACGGCGTCGTAGGTGACCGAGAAGCCCTGCTGGAGGATCTGCGCCGCGATGTTCTCATCGTCACGCAGTAGCGACAGCAGCAGGTGCTCCGTGCCGATCACGTCGGACTTGTAGAGCTTGGCTTCGAGGTAGGTGATTTTGAGCACCTTCTCGGCCTGCTTCGTCAACGGAATATTGCCGACGGTTAGCGTGCCGCCGGAATTCCGCACCGTGTCCTCGACGGCCTTTTTCAGCTTGAAGAGGTCGCAGCCGAGGTTGCGGAGGATCTTGACGGCGATGCCCTCGCCCTCGCGGATGATGCCGAGCAGCAAATGCTCCGTGCCGATGTAGTCATGCCCCAGCCGAATAGCTTCCTCACGGCTGTAGGAGATTACGTCGCGCACGCGGTTCGAAAAGTTGCCTTCCATGCGGAGTGGGCGGGCAGAGTGAAGAGAGCGATGAGGGTACCGTGCAGGCGAACCGGACTAAAGCAGCCGGCCAAGCTTGCCGATACTCTTAGATAGAGCATCGAGCAAAGCCACACCTGGAAGGGTGTCAAAAAGCAC
Coding sequences:
- a CDS encoding ATP-dependent Clp protease ATP-binding subunit, whose translation is MEGNFSNRVRDVISYSREEAIRLGHDYIGTEHLLLGIIREGEGIAVKILRNLGCDLFKLKKAVEDTVRNSGGTLTVGNIPLTKQAEKVLKITYLEAKLYKSDVIGTEHLLLSLLRDDENIAAQILQQGFSVTYDAVRAELDAIVSGNANPRSGPAQGGGRTPRTRRERQNMPQEKSKTPVLDNFGRDLTSLAEEDKLDPVVGREQEIERVAQVLSRRKKNNPVLIGEPGVGKTAIAEGLAMRITQRKVSRVLYDKRIVTLDLAALVAGTKYRGQFEERMKAVMNELEKSPDVILFIDELHTLVGAGGASGSLDASNMFKPALARGEIQCIGATTLDEYRQYIEKDGALDRRFQKIVVDPATPEEAVEILTQIRPRYEDHHNVRYSDEGLELAVRLADRYITDRHLPDKAIDVMDEAGARVHLANIKVPPEIVELEDQIEKVKEEKNQVVKQQQFEEAARLRDSEKKLQEELENAKEEWERQADTQVYDVTDVDIAQVVAMMTGIPVDKVAVTEGKKLMNMEESLQGTVVGQEEPIQKLSRAIRRTRAGLKDPKRPIGSFIFLGPTGVGKTELAKRLTEYLFDSQDSLIRIDMSEYMEKFSVSRLVGAPPGYVGYEEGGQLTEKVRRKPYSVVLLDEIEKAHPDVFNILLQVLDDGILTDGLGRRVDFRNTIIIMTSNIGARDIKNLGKGIGFSSDTASDFDYARMKSTVEDALKRVFNPEFLNRIDDVIVFHPLEKSHILEIIEIMQKDLFARIEELGIDIEVTDAAKAFLVEKGYDPQFGARPLRRAIQKYVEDPMAEAILQNDLAEGAHITVDHKKNAEELNFKAKKAKRKKATPKATETDTPEEEQPASEEKE